The proteins below come from a single Halostagnicola larsenii XH-48 genomic window:
- a CDS encoding AbrB/MazE/SpoVT family DNA-binding domain-containing protein, whose protein sequence is MTDDSDRSPWFPPAMFTEQMQEAGEQVAQSQQELLKQMMQAGTANPLEGMSSLGPMNMGTATFKARVQSGGRVSIPGPERDALDIEEGDIVQTIVVPVKRDREDE, encoded by the coding sequence ATGACGGACGACTCCGACCGATCACCCTGGTTTCCGCCCGCGATGTTTACAGAGCAGATGCAGGAAGCCGGTGAGCAGGTCGCACAATCACAGCAGGAGTTGCTGAAACAGATGATGCAGGCCGGTACGGCGAACCCGCTCGAGGGAATGTCGTCGCTCGGGCCGATGAACATGGGCACGGCGACGTTCAAGGCTCGTGTCCAGAGCGGCGGCCGGGTCAGCATTCCCGGTCCCGAACGAGACGCCCTCGACATCGAAGAAGGAGACATCGTTCAGACGATCGTCGTCCCCGTCAAACGCGACCGAGAGGACGAATAA
- a CDS encoding MaoC family dehydratase produces MSQQNSGETEFSAMTDAWSAMTRSFIRTTAAANRAAVSAMVPTTGMDRSDDDDSSLSDSDDQLPNGSAGATGESADAISAPIQSVDYSDLDWDFERTVDDPAHISVGDTVTFEKTLTDEDVRAFAHSSGDTNRLHLDDEFAAETRFGKRIVHGTLVSGLISAALARLPGLTIYLSQDLEFRGPVGIDDRVSARVEVVDALGNDQYRLETLVRDEDADETVVEGEAVVLIDGFPANS; encoded by the coding sequence ATGTCCCAACAAAACTCGGGGGAAACGGAGTTTTCCGCCATGACAGATGCCTGGTCAGCGATGACACGAAGTTTCATTCGGACCACGGCCGCTGCGAACCGCGCGGCGGTATCTGCGATGGTCCCCACGACGGGGATGGACCGATCGGATGACGACGACTCGAGTCTGTCCGACTCGGATGATCAACTCCCGAACGGCTCCGCTGGAGCCACTGGAGAGTCGGCAGACGCCATCTCGGCACCGATCCAGTCCGTCGACTACTCCGATCTCGACTGGGATTTCGAACGCACCGTCGACGACCCCGCCCACATCAGCGTCGGCGACACCGTCACCTTCGAGAAAACGCTCACGGACGAGGACGTGCGAGCGTTCGCCCACAGCAGCGGCGATACGAACCGGCTGCACCTCGACGACGAATTCGCCGCCGAGACGCGCTTCGGGAAACGCATCGTCCACGGAACCCTCGTCTCCGGACTCATCAGCGCCGCACTCGCCCGACTCCCCGGGCTCACGATCTACCTCTCCCAGGACCTCGAGTTTCGGGGCCCCGTCGGTATCGACGACCGAGTCTCGGCGCGCGTCGAAGTCGTCGACGCGCTCGGCAACGACCAGTACCGACTCGAGACCCTCGTTCGCGACGAGGACGCGGACGAGACTGTAGTCGAGGGAGAAGCCGTCGTCCTCATCGACGGGTTCCCCGCGAACAGCTAA
- a CDS encoding helix-turn-helix domain-containing protein, with product MTTEDESDESGRRSGLESTPETTVEPVSSAAADGTTDRSATASAETVSDPSDAFQALGNETRMGILDTMLERTDETETGVTFSELFEASTVDTSAGFAYHLEQLVGPYLAKDGDEHYELTYAGRKIARAIATGAYTRRVDHPPISLAESCPFCGEQSLAAQATDNVVAVACENCDRSLLRLGFPPSGLESHGESFPDAFDRHHRHRLGLMAEGVCPECSGEISSELVRTAPSTDDALPSEFEEHVQAAFDCEVCGTEVRCPVSLAFLDRPEVVSLYHDHGRNVRDRPIWNVGHEWTETILSEEPLAVRVVVELEGDVLALYVDERLDVVDVQRSETNASTSEGAADAAA from the coding sequence ATGACGACAGAGGACGAATCCGACGAGTCCGGTCGCCGGAGCGGCCTCGAATCGACCCCGGAGACGACCGTCGAACCGGTGTCGAGCGCGGCTGCCGACGGGACGACCGACCGATCCGCGACGGCGTCAGCCGAAACCGTTTCCGACCCGAGTGATGCCTTTCAGGCGCTCGGTAACGAAACGCGAATGGGTATCCTCGATACGATGCTCGAGCGGACCGACGAAACCGAGACGGGCGTTACCTTCTCCGAACTGTTCGAGGCGTCGACCGTGGATACCTCGGCGGGCTTTGCGTACCACCTCGAGCAACTCGTCGGGCCGTACCTCGCGAAAGACGGCGACGAACACTACGAACTCACCTACGCGGGACGGAAGATCGCACGCGCTATCGCGACGGGAGCCTACACTCGACGCGTCGATCACCCGCCGATATCGCTCGCCGAGTCGTGTCCGTTCTGTGGCGAGCAGTCTCTCGCGGCACAGGCTACCGACAACGTCGTCGCGGTCGCCTGCGAGAACTGCGACCGATCGCTGTTGCGCCTCGGATTCCCCCCGTCGGGGCTCGAGTCCCACGGCGAGTCGTTTCCCGACGCGTTCGATAGACATCACCGTCACCGGCTCGGACTCATGGCCGAGGGCGTCTGTCCGGAGTGCAGCGGGGAAATCTCCTCGGAGCTGGTCAGGACAGCGCCGTCGACCGACGACGCGCTTCCTTCGGAGTTCGAAGAGCACGTCCAGGCCGCCTTCGACTGTGAGGTCTGTGGCACCGAAGTTCGCTGTCCCGTTTCGCTCGCGTTTCTCGACCGTCCCGAGGTCGTCTCGTTGTACCACGACCACGGACGAAACGTCCGCGACCGCCCGATCTGGAACGTCGGCCACGAGTGGACCGAAACGATCCTCTCGGAGGAGCCCCTCGCGGTGCGCGTCGTCGTCGAACTCGAGGGCGACGTTCTCGCGCTCTACGTCGACGAACGACTCGACGTCGTCGACGTGCAACGGTCGGAAACGAACGCGTCGACTTCCGAGGGCGCGGCCGATGCCGCGGCATGA
- a CDS encoding archaeal proteasome endopeptidase complex subunit alpha encodes MDSNAHQQAYDRGSTIFSPDGRLYQVEYAREAVERGSPSVGVLTKDGVVLAARKRLRSPLLEPDSVEKVHRVDDHIAVATAGHAADGRMLVEFARNAGQRHRLRYGEPIGVEPLAKEIADHVQESTHSGGSRPYGSALLVAGIDEGPTARGGTRPRLYEVDPGGTSSGWQAAAIGDGSQDIRAILEDKLLGGGAVDSASQGGRHRGTVTALEALETTAESALEPAELTVLTIDSEPTRIDRLSADEIESALAETTA; translated from the coding sequence ATGGATTCGAACGCACACCAGCAGGCCTACGACCGCGGGAGTACCATCTTTTCACCCGACGGTCGACTCTATCAGGTCGAATACGCCCGCGAGGCCGTCGAACGGGGGTCGCCGAGCGTCGGCGTTCTGACCAAAGACGGGGTCGTTCTGGCGGCGCGAAAGCGACTCCGCTCGCCGCTGCTCGAGCCGGACTCCGTCGAAAAGGTCCACCGCGTCGACGACCACATCGCGGTCGCAACGGCCGGACACGCCGCCGACGGGCGGATGCTCGTGGAATTCGCACGGAACGCCGGGCAACGCCACCGGCTGCGGTACGGGGAACCGATCGGCGTCGAACCCCTCGCAAAAGAGATCGCAGATCACGTCCAGGAGTCGACCCACTCCGGCGGTTCGCGACCGTACGGGTCGGCGCTGCTCGTCGCCGGCATCGACGAGGGGCCGACCGCTCGCGGCGGGACTCGACCGCGACTGTACGAGGTCGATCCGGGCGGAACGTCGTCCGGCTGGCAAGCGGCCGCGATCGGCGACGGATCGCAGGATATCAGGGCGATTCTCGAGGACAAACTACTCGGAGGCGGTGCTGTCGATAGCGCGAGTCAGGGCGGTCGACATCGGGGAACGGTCACGGCCCTCGAGGCGCTCGAGACGACGGCCGAGTCGGCCCTCGAGCCGGCCGAACTGACCGTCTTGACGATCGATTCGGAGCCGACGAGGATCGACCGGCTCTCGGCTGACGAGATCGAATCCGCGCTGGCAGAAACGACAGCGTGA
- a CDS encoding proteasome subunit alpha: MRRLPTNDRSNRLGRALDAPSGQFREANGRRSVDRAKQAPSDQPTRVVKTGTTTIGAVGSDGVVLAADTRASLGGRFVTNRRMRKIAPVGDRTAVAFAGSVSDAQAFVRRLRTELRLYEMRHGNSASVETAATTAGDLVRRGPYRVLDLVLAGVDEEPSVYDIGQGGGVMQSDYAASGSGMQLAYGTLEGAYEPGLPVSELATVVSEAVRNATERDTASGDGITVATITDEALDLDAYDGVDSAIASITDSASGSGAGSIGGEESNGEVA; this comes from the coding sequence ATGAGACGATTACCCACCAACGATCGATCGAACCGTCTGGGTCGAGCACTCGACGCTCCGAGCGGGCAGTTCCGCGAGGCGAACGGCAGGCGGTCTGTCGATCGAGCGAAACAGGCCCCAAGCGATCAGCCCACTCGCGTCGTCAAAACTGGAACGACGACGATCGGTGCCGTCGGGTCCGACGGCGTCGTCCTCGCTGCGGATACGCGTGCGAGTCTCGGCGGTCGATTCGTCACGAACCGACGCATGCGAAAGATCGCACCCGTCGGCGACCGAACGGCCGTCGCCTTCGCGGGTAGCGTCAGCGACGCTCAGGCGTTCGTCCGGCGACTGCGTACCGAATTACGCCTCTATGAGATGCGCCACGGAAATTCCGCCTCAGTCGAGACTGCGGCGACGACCGCGGGCGACCTCGTTCGTCGCGGTCCGTACCGGGTTCTCGACCTCGTGCTCGCCGGCGTCGACGAGGAACCGTCCGTCTACGATATCGGGCAGGGCGGCGGCGTCATGCAAAGCGACTACGCCGCGAGCGGAAGCGGCATGCAACTCGCCTACGGCACGCTCGAGGGGGCTTACGAGCCGGGCCTTCCGGTGTCGGAGCTCGCGACGGTCGTCTCGGAGGCCGTTCGAAACGCGACCGAACGAGATACCGCAAGCGGCGACGGGATAACGGTCGCGACTATTACGGACGAGGCGCTCGACCTGGACGCCTACGACGGCGTCGATTCGGCGATAGCTTCGATCACCGATTCGGCGTCCGGGTCGGGGGCCGGTTCGATCGGAGGCGAGGAGTCGAACGGGGAGGTGGCCTGA
- a CDS encoding phosphomannomutase, whose amino-acid sequence MTLFGTAGIRGPVDGTVTPAVALSVGQAAGAPGETFVVGRDGRETGPALAAAMEAGLESAGADVLRLGQVPTPALAFGSRGRRGVMVTASHNPPEDNGIKLFADGVEYDRDAELAIEAAVGSPEPARWDEWGRSADREILDAYRDAVTAYVRERFPTLSDGNDAETATEESRPLEGLSIAVDCGGGVGALATPQILERLGARVAALNATVDGHFSARESKPTPETLTDLSAFLESGSFDLGIGQDGDADRFVVLGPDGDVIHEDTILAVVAAHYTRRAHSSDPVVVTTPNASARIDEQVRTAGGRVERVRLGSLHEGIAREREEGDADTEVVFAAEPWKHIHTRFGGWIDGVASAGIIAALTREAGGTDALREPVTERPYRKVSVDCPEQHKEPAMEALETALPDAFPDAEVDTDYGVRLEFPDASWVLVRPSGTEPYVRIYAESDAVDQLVADAREVVETAIANAD is encoded by the coding sequence ATGACGTTGTTCGGGACGGCGGGAATTCGTGGGCCAGTCGACGGAACGGTAACACCCGCGGTCGCACTGTCGGTGGGGCAGGCCGCCGGAGCGCCGGGCGAAACGTTCGTCGTCGGTCGCGACGGACGCGAAACGGGCCCCGCTCTCGCCGCCGCGATGGAAGCCGGCCTCGAGAGCGCGGGTGCCGACGTGTTGCGTCTCGGTCAGGTCCCAACACCGGCGCTCGCCTTCGGTTCGCGGGGACGGCGCGGAGTGATGGTGACGGCGAGTCACAATCCGCCCGAGGATAACGGGATCAAGCTCTTCGCCGACGGCGTCGAATACGACCGCGATGCTGAACTGGCTATCGAAGCCGCCGTCGGATCACCCGAACCAGCGCGGTGGGACGAGTGGGGGCGCTCGGCCGACCGCGAGATACTCGACGCGTATCGAGACGCGGTGACGGCCTACGTCCGCGAGCGATTTCCGACTCTGTCGGACGGAAACGACGCCGAAACCGCGACGGAAGAATCGAGGCCGCTCGAGGGACTTTCGATCGCCGTCGACTGCGGCGGCGGCGTCGGCGCGCTCGCGACGCCCCAGATCCTCGAGCGACTCGGCGCCCGCGTCGCGGCGTTGAACGCGACCGTCGACGGCCACTTCTCGGCCCGGGAGAGCAAACCCACGCCCGAGACGCTCACCGACCTTTCGGCGTTTCTCGAGTCGGGCTCGTTCGACCTCGGAATCGGTCAGGACGGAGACGCCGACAGGTTTGTCGTCCTGGGACCCGACGGCGACGTGATTCACGAGGATACGATTCTGGCGGTCGTCGCGGCCCACTACACGCGGCGGGCCCACAGTTCGGATCCTGTCGTGGTGACGACGCCGAACGCCTCCGCGCGGATCGACGAACAGGTTCGCACCGCGGGAGGTCGCGTCGAACGCGTTCGTCTCGGTTCCCTTCACGAGGGGATCGCCCGCGAGCGCGAGGAGGGCGACGCAGACACCGAAGTCGTCTTCGCGGCCGAACCGTGGAAACACATCCACACCCGCTTTGGCGGCTGGATCGACGGCGTCGCGAGCGCCGGCATTATCGCCGCGCTGACCCGCGAGGCAGGCGGCACCGACGCGCTCCGCGAACCCGTCACCGAACGGCCCTACCGAAAGGTGAGCGTGGACTGTCCGGAACAGCACAAAGAGCCGGCGATGGAGGCCCTCGAGACCGCGCTGCCGGACGCGTTCCCGGACGCCGAGGTCGACACGGACTACGGCGTGCGCCTCGAGTTCCCGGACGCCTCGTGGGTGCTCGTTCGCCCGAGCGGCACCGAACCCTACGTCCGGATTTACGCCGAAAGCGACGCGGTTGACCAGCTTGTCGCAGATGCCCGCGAGGTCGTCGAGACGGCGATCGCGAACGCGGACTGA